In one window of Vicinamibacteria bacterium DNA:
- a CDS encoding DUF6600 domain-containing protein — protein sequence MTRLLRCGMLVSFVVLAFVGGAFADDPPSRVARLSYADGSVSFRPGNLDDWAPASRNRPLTTGDRLWTDKGSRSELHLGSTTVRLGPETAFAFLNLDDNVTQMQVTQGSVSVHVRNVLEGESMEVDTPNAAVSLLHPGTYRIDVDANGDSTVSVRRGDAEATAEGSEVPLHARQVGVFLGAHPPIYDIQEESTPDDWDRWCTERERRYEEPHVSARYVSNDVVGSEDLDGYGRWRDVPNYGSVWVPTSMGPSWAPYRAGHWGYVAPWGWTWIDDAPWGFAPFHYGRWARVSGEWVWAPGTIVARPVYAPALVAFVGGNNWSASLSIGVGGGVAWFPLGPREAYYPSYAVSPAYVRNINVTHVNVTNINVTNVNATNVTYVNQSVAGAVTAVPRSTFVSAQPVAAAAVAVPVSAVASVQAGGAPVGVQPTSQSVLSRPVTASAASVPQPPAAVSGRSVVAKMTPPAPAPAFGASAHAAQVVTNPLIRPAIPPPGPSTVAMRPSRATLPPPRPATPPAASFAAGGKVSGAARATSQPTGAAAPLTGPTTAAGGKVSGAPRATSQPTGVAAPLTGPTTGVAGQSTAQPKLNDRPSHAPVAHGAAPQSTGASSPSTGVANPGATGTVHPHTAAKTDANPRGGQAGSGGSPPQHSTVAGSQLAPKGEAGGSSHPHANSATAGNGPGAHPQHAAGAGSQPPKAGDTGGSNHPHANSAIAGSGPGGHPPTAKDGGSDHPAHKNPDAAAGGSHPQHNPANSQPAQHKEGSGGSPHQPSPAGHEKAAPEAHKPPPPAPHPQPTPTPHPQK from the coding sequence ATGACCCGTCTGCTCCGGTGCGGGATGCTCGTCAGCTTCGTCGTCCTCGCTTTTGTGGGGGGGGCCTTCGCCGACGATCCACCCTCCCGCGTCGCCCGCCTCAGCTACGCCGACGGGTCGGTGTCCTTTCGGCCGGGAAATCTGGACGATTGGGCGCCCGCCTCGCGCAACCGTCCCCTGACTACGGGTGACCGTCTCTGGACGGATAAAGGCTCGCGAAGCGAGCTGCACCTGGGGAGCACGACCGTCCGCCTGGGGCCCGAGACCGCCTTTGCCTTCCTCAACCTGGACGACAACGTGACCCAGATGCAGGTGACGCAGGGCTCGGTGAGCGTCCATGTGCGCAACGTCCTCGAGGGAGAGTCGATGGAGGTGGACACGCCAAATGCGGCGGTGTCCCTGCTCCATCCCGGCACCTACCGCATCGACGTGGACGCGAACGGAGACTCCACGGTGTCCGTGCGCAGGGGGGATGCCGAGGCCACCGCGGAAGGCTCGGAAGTGCCCCTTCACGCCCGGCAGGTAGGGGTCTTTCTGGGCGCGCATCCTCCCATCTACGACATTCAGGAAGAGAGCACTCCTGACGATTGGGACCGGTGGTGCACGGAGCGCGAGCGTCGCTACGAGGAGCCCCACGTCTCCGCCCGGTATGTGTCTAACGACGTCGTTGGGTCGGAGGACCTCGACGGGTACGGCCGCTGGCGCGACGTCCCGAACTATGGCTCGGTGTGGGTTCCGACGTCCATGGGCCCGTCCTGGGCGCCCTATCGCGCAGGGCACTGGGGTTATGTGGCTCCGTGGGGTTGGACGTGGATCGATGACGCGCCCTGGGGCTTTGCACCGTTCCACTACGGACGCTGGGCCCGCGTATCCGGGGAATGGGTCTGGGCTCCGGGGACGATCGTGGCCCGGCCCGTCTATGCCCCCGCGCTGGTGGCCTTCGTGGGTGGGAACAATTGGAGCGCTTCTCTCTCCATCGGCGTGGGGGGCGGAGTGGCGTGGTTCCCGCTGGGTCCGCGCGAGGCCTACTATCCCTCTTACGCGGTCAGCCCCGCCTACGTGCGAAACATCAACGTCACCCACGTCAACGTAACGAACATCAACGTCACGAATGTCAACGCGACCAATGTCACCTATGTCAATCAGTCGGTGGCGGGGGCGGTCACGGCCGTCCCGCGCTCCACGTTCGTCTCCGCACAACCGGTCGCAGCGGCGGCAGTGGCGGTCCCCGTGAGCGCGGTGGCCTCGGTGCAGGCCGGCGGTGCTCCCGTGGGGGTCCAGCCGACCTCGCAGAGCGTCCTGTCCCGACCGGTCACGGCCTCGGCCGCGAGCGTTCCCCAACCCCCGGCCGCGGTTAGCGGGCGATCCGTGGTGGCCAAGATGACGCCCCCTGCGCCCGCTCCGGCTTTTGGGGCCTCCGCCCACGCCGCCCAAGTGGTGACGAACCCACTGATCAGGCCCGCGATTCCGCCGCCCGGGCCATCGACTGTTGCCATGCGCCCGTCTCGCGCCACGCTTCCCCCTCCCCGGCCCGCGACCCCCCCCGCAGCCTCCTTCGCTGCCGGCGGGAAGGTGTCCGGTGCCGCCCGAGCGACCTCCCAACCGACCGGAGCCGCGGCCCCTCTCACGGGGCCGACGACCGCTGCCGGCGGGAAGGTGTCCGGCGCCCCCCGGGCGACCTCCCAACCGACGGGAGTCGCAGCCCCTCTCACGGGGCCCACGACGGGAGTAGCGGGGCAGTCGACCGCTCAACCCAAACTGAACGACCGGCCGAGCCACGCGCCCGTCGCCCACGGAGCTGCTCCGCAATCGACGGGAGCCTCGTCCCCCTCCACCGGGGTCGCGAACCCGGGGGCGACGGGGACGGTCCACCCCCACACCGCGGCGAAGACCGACGCCAATCCGCGGGGCGGGCAGGCCGGTTCGGGTGGCTCTCCCCCTCAGCATTCGACAGTGGCGGGCTCCCAACTGGCACCGAAGGGGGAAGCGGGAGGGTCGAGTCACCCCCACGCAAACTCCGCGACTGCGGGCAACGGACCCGGTGCTCACCCGCAGCATGCTGCGGGGGCAGGCTCCCAGCCGCCGAAGGCGGGGGATACGGGAGGATCGAATCACCCCCACGCAAACTCCGCGATTGCGGGCAGCGGACCCGGTGGTCACCCGCCCACCGCGAAGGATGGGGGGTCGGACCACCCTGCCCACAAGAACCCCGACGCGGCGGCCGGCGGGTCTCATCCGCAACACAATCCCGCCAACTCTCAACCGGCTCAACATAAAGAAGGCTCCGGCGGCTCCCCCCATCAGCCGTCTCCCGCGGGGCACGAGAAGGCAGCACCCGAAGCGCACAAACCCCCCCCTCCGGCGCCGCATCCGCAGCCAACGCCCACGCCTCATCCGCAAAAGTAG